From the Trifolium pratense cultivar HEN17-A07 linkage group LG4, ARS_RC_1.1, whole genome shotgun sequence genome, the window ATTGTACAACATTTTGATACGAAAAGTATTGTTAAAGTAATCGACCCTTGATATTGTACaacataattaatataattttgtggTTATTCATTAGTTTATGTCTGACACGACTTGAAAAACAATCAAAATGtattatcaaataaataaataaataaataaataaataaataaatgtcatCAAAGAAATATGATTTAAACGATAAAATTTAATCTCACCATAAGTTAGACAAAGAATTTAATCTAACTATTACAACATGAACTTAATTATAGAGATAGAGATACCCGCCTACCTGACCCGCTAGTGTACATAATAGAGATAGAGATACGTTTAAATATTTAATCTAATTATAGTTAAAAATAGTCtggtttttaatattttaatttaatgaaaagtaaattcattcaaaaattaattgatttgaCTACTTATACCTAACAATCACAAATTAAAAGCACTCAAAAAAGAATAACCAAACAGAGGCGATAAGGTTGCATCATGGGGTTTCTCGTGCTTCTTTCTCTCTTGTCAATCTTTATTCTATTCATCATCCATATACACAAAACAAAGAGTAGAACATCATCAATTCCACCACCAGGTCCTAAACCACTACCTATAATTGGAAATCTACACCAAATTGATCCTTCATTACCACATCACTCCTTATGGCAACTTTCCAAACACTATGGTCCTATCATGTCTTTGCACCTTGGCTATATCCCAACCTTAGTTGTTTCTTCATCAAAAATGGCCAAAGAAGTAATGCAAACCCATGACCTTAAATTTTCAAGTAGACCATCTTTACTAGGACTAAGAAAATTGTCTTACAATTGCTTAGATTTGGCTTTTGCACCTTATAGCCCTTACtggaaagaaatgaaaaaacatTGTGTTGTTAATCTCTTTAGCACTCAACGTGTTCATTCTTTTAGACCCATTAGAGAAAATGAAGTGGCCCAATTGATTCAAAAGTTGTCacaatatgatgatgatgaaaaagGTGTGAACTTGAGTGAAACAATGATGTCTTTCACAAATACACTTATATGTAAGATAGCTTTagggaaaaaatatttttttgattatgAGGATGAAGTTGAATTGGGAAGTGAACAAAGGAGAAGTAGATTGCAAATTTTACTTAATGAAACTCAAGCTTTGTTAACTGAATTTTACTTTTCAGATCATTTTCCTTTGTTGGGTTGGGTTGATAGAATCAAAGGAACTCTTTGGAGGCTTGATAAAACTTTTAAGGAATTAGATTTGATATACCAACGAGTCATCGATGATCATATGGATAATTTAAGAAGGCCTAAAAGCAAGGAACAAGAAGTAGTtgatattattgatatattattgcAGATGATGAATGATCACTCACTTTCTTTTGAGCTCACTCTTGACCACATCAAAGCTTTGCTTATGGTATGAAACTCATCCTTGTGTCATTAAAATCATTTGTcctctagttttttttttttcccacaaaaatttgaattttggttcATTTGTGAGAAACTAGTCAATTCTGCTAAACCTATTGTAGAGCTATGAAATTGTACGGATTAATTAGTACATTTCACTGTAAATGCCTGGAGGAATTTGTAATTTACCCCTCATATCATATGCAGTGATGAGATGTAGTGACTGCAAGGAACCAAccactataaaataatataattcatgtAATGTAATTAATTGCAGAAGTATTATGTCTTACAATTTTAATGACTATGACTATACGGATCTGGTTATGCTCCATAAGTTAAAACTTATGCACAATGTataaacttgcttcctacatccagcatatttgcttcctacaccaaaagtcagcCCAAGCCTAAAATTAGGCAAttcattactcgcgcgcccccatATACTACCACATTACTTGCGCGCCCCCCATCTGCTTAGTGCACCCctcagttttttttcctttttctccctagatttcttgtgagccccccaatttttttttcctcccccaaatttctagcgcgcccccaatttttttccctcctccaaacttctagcgcaccccccaaatttctagcgcgccccccgtttccaattaaataataacttttgttcctttgaagtatatattataagaatccatttttaattaattttcgtcatacaccccctcgaagcccaaaATAATAAccaatggttcatgtatatataaagcatacttgtcaaacatacaatttaattttaagttttatcaatcataatcacaatataaataaaatctcatacattaattacatatatatatatatatggatttttttctttacaataaaaaaatgatcgaatccaatatctaatgcatactatccaaattgttctcaactaaactaaccctaattgctttatatgattttttgctttgtgtagcatggttttgtaaaatggttatgtgatgttttacttaataacaatggttttaGTATATAACATTTTGTCACTAAtccccatatgaaaccatttaactaaaataatggtttcagtgtataacgctatgaaaccatttaactagactaatggtttcagtgtataacatcttgaaaccaaataacaagactaatggtttcagtgtataacgctatgaaacatTTTagctagactaatggtttcagtgtataacagtatgaaaccatttaactagacaaatggtttcagtgtataacatcttgaaaccaattaacaagactaatggtttcagtatataaccaaaataagcaaaataaacGGTTGGAAAAGCTTCAGGACATGATTTGGAACATGAATCAATTCGAAACTTACTTAGTTTGTCTTTAAATCGAGCTAACCAAATAAGTTTTCTCTTAACTATTTTTGAACTTTGGGTATGCTTTTCTATTGGTTTTTGTTAGTGTTTCTTGGTATATTTCGATTTCTGGAAGTGTTTGGAAGCTTTTGGATGAAAGAAATTAAAGGTTTATGGTGTTTGAATGACTttcaatttttcacaaaaatggtgaaaaaaaatagtcttgttaaatggtttcaatatgttatacactgaaaccattagtcttttAAATAGTTTCTgttttgttaacccattaatattgttaaacggtttcagttttgttaacccattaatatttACTAATGTTATACACtcaaaccattagtcttgttaaatggtttcaataagtattacactgaaaccattagtcttgttaaatggtttcagttttgttaacccattaatattgagtaatgttatacactgaaaccattaatcttgttaaatggtttcaataagttatacactgaaaccattaatcttTTAAATGGTTTCCGTTTTGTTAACtcattaatattgttaaacggtttcagttttgttaacccattaatattgactaatgttatacactgaaaccattagtcttgttaaatggtttcaataagtattacactgaaaccattagtcttgttaaatggtttcagttttgttaacccattaatattgagtaatgttatacactgaaaccattaatcttgttaaatggtttcaataagttatacactgaaaccattaatcttTTAAATGGTTTCCGTTTTGTTAACtcattaatattgttaaacggtttcagttttgttaacccattaatattgactaatgttatacactgaaaccattagtcttgttaaattgtttaaataagttatacactgaaaccattagtgttgttaaatggttttagtTTTGTTAACTCATTAATATCGActaatgttatacactgaaaccattaaacttgttaaatggtttcgataagttatacactgaaattattagtcttgttaaatggtttcagttttgttaacccattaatattgactaatgttatatactgaaaccattagttttgttaaatggttttaatatgttaattcattaatattgactatgagggtaaaatagattttttgaaTCCTTAAATTTCAGCAAGAGATGATTCTTGCCATGTTTCCCTGGACTCAAGTGCTTATAAAAGCACTTGTTCAAGTAAGCACTTATTTgattaagttaaaaataaaaacataaaaattaagcaaGTAGAGGGGGTGCAGAACGTAAGTCACGGGGTGCAGAAAACAAATACAGATGTCCAGGCCCAAGCCCAGtccattttcaaaaaaaaaaagtagaaaggaAGAAACGATTCAGTGCGGCGCCAGTCCATGGCGCGTGATACAGATCTCAGATGTCGGCCTTCTGATCCATCAGATGGCTAGgatttaacaaatcaaaatagatcGGAGCCTTTGGATCGTTTTATAATAATCTAACGGTCATGACTTAAAATTGGAGGGAGCCAATGACGCGTCGccacgtcatcgtcttcaacctccaccttcttcttcctcatgaagaagatgaagggaAGCcatgaaaacttcaaaaaacCTTCAcgaccacaacaacaacaacactaaaTCTCAACCGAAAATTACGAGTGGGTATACCATTTTACTCGAAATTTAACGCTGATCATGAATCCATTCTTAGATTTCACAGTTGAGGTATAGATTTTAAAAAACGATTCAATctttaaaacctaaaaaaattgaaaacacttATTTGAGCGAAATAACCAAAATAAACGGTTAGAAAAACTTGAGGACATGATTTGGAACATGAATCAATTCGAAACTTACttagtttgatttttaattcGAAACTTACTTACTTAGTTTGGGATTTTGAGATGATAACATGTGTCATCAAAATGTCTATGATCGGATGATTGTGATTAACTTATGCACCGTACATAAGATTgaccttatgcatattaacttgtGCTGTTATCCACATTTGGACTGTAATGTCGTTACAAAGCTTTATTATTTACACcacacataatcaaaataagttttatatatgttgtattaTTGTTATATTACTCAATTAGATAATTTGGGATTCGGCccttataacaaaaaaaaattgaaaatttgatgaGGTCAGAAAAATCATGtgaaaattttcaattcatCCGTCTACATCTGCAACTTCAATAAATAtgataagggtcatgctaaacacaTTGATTAATAGTTAAGTTTATGCAGTTAAATAAACACATTGATCTATGCAGAACATCTTTATAGGAGGAACCGACACAAGTACAGCAACAGTGGTTTGGGCTATGACAGTATTGATGAACAATCCTAGAGTGATGAACAAGGTTCAAATGGAAATCAGaaacttatatgaaaacaaagaTTTCATAAATGAAGATGATATTGAAAAGCTTCCTTATCTTAAATCAGTGGTCAAAGAGACATTGAGATTATTCCCTCCGACACCATTACTATTGCCAAGGGAAACTATACAAAATTGTAACATAGATGGCTATGAGATTATACCAAAAACTCTAGTGTATGTTAATGCATGGGCCATAGGAAGAGATCCTGAGAATTGGAAAGATCCTGAAGAGTTTTATCCTGAAAGATTCTTTATGAGTTCAGTCGATTTTGAAGGGAATAATTTTGAGTTGATTCCGTTTGGAAGTGGAAGAAGAATGTGCCCAGGAATAAAAATGGGAGTGCGCACTGTTGAACTTTCACTTGCTAATCTTGTTCACTCTTTTGAATGGAAATTGCCTAATGGTTTTGATAAGGATCAAGTTTTGGATACACAAGTGAAACCAGGGATCATTATGCATAAGAAAATTGATCTTTATCTTGTTCCGAGGAAAAGGAAACAATAGTGTTTTGTACTATTGACACTATGTTCTTGCTTGCATCAAAGTTCTACTATTGGGTTACAAATTAACAAGTCTGGCCCGACCTATATGGTTGGGTTAATGGACCAACCcggtcaattttattttaattttttcttttattcacTCTTTTTTATGCCGCTTTGATGTATTTGTTTCtcacaattattaattttattgaaataagattaaatgcaagtgtaaataatttttaaatcaacactaaatatcaattaaactcttgtTTGATTCatgtaaaaaatttgaataaatttaatgaataataaacttaacatttaaaatttttagTTAAATATATCCCTTTTATTAaacttaaatatttaaatatatttttataaataaataaacttattataatttttttgataaattaataaagAGCATCTAGATATTTAGATAGAGATAGAAATCCAAACTCAGTTGCCACCCCTTCCTCATCCTCCGATATTGACCACTTAATAATCCGGccttattgtttcaaaaaacaTACACTTCATTGTTTGTGTCATGAGAGTTCCACAAATTAGCTAATTCTTTAGAACTTGAATTTGTTCTTTTAATTGATCGCGGTTGCTATGAAAATAACTCACCGAAGCACATTGTTTGGTACCCTAAGCCTTTTTGAGGCGACCATATTCAAGCtaaatcttttgttaaatcCCTTTCAACCTAATGTAGTTTGTGATCTTAGCCaagtttttgtgaaaaagaaaaaaaaaagattttcttTAAGTTTAGATTTCTTTTCTAATGATTTATGCACATCACAAATCATTAAATTTGGAGTTGCCTTTAAATTTAGCAACTCACTAAGTTTAGGGTGGGTGTACTAGagaactttgtaaaaaaaaatattgaaaaaaaaaagaaagacaaaagttgaaaagaaaataaagaggtcaaaaagtgtgcaaatatttttttttactagaaataaacgatattcattcattcaaatttaaaaagtacatcgatgcaatacaaattcaaaatcctaaaaacaaaaaggatgaatctgcgaacaaactcacaacatccatgttacggcaaattacataagcctacgaATATgaatattgaagtgtctggaatgtccatgcctccagatctgtagcgttgatgacacaaaagtcgacattgaaATATGGATTTGCATTTGATCGAAACTAATCCTTCAAcccgaaacaaatgaacaccgcacaaagaagGGATgacaaaatacaccgcacaaccCGGAGGGACAACACCAcacaaagacgggacaacaaaatacaaaaaaacaatttggaggggtgattttaggtcaagatttgacctgaatttgacctgaaatcacccctctttgataaactaagaagaagaaaaggaaaaaatggtgacggctagggttagagTTGAGGAAAAAATGTGTTTAAATGTGTTTAACTATAAGAcagctaattcacaacaaatctgTAGCTAACCCTGTTTTACTGGAGATTAGCTACGAATTAGTTACAAAAGCAGTCGTAGCTAATCccgtattttcttgtagtgaagaATAAAGAAAAGTGAAAGAATTACACATAAACATTGATGATGAAAAGCTTCAACTCCAATGATTGTTGTTGAACAACAACTTCTCTCAAAGCTTAGCATAGTGTTTATCTCAAGTTCAATTAAAATTCTCATAACCCTAGAgcaaagaataatgctagcaaaaCATGACTTTTTTGCTTAAATAAACCAAAATTTCGTAACAATATAGTGCCTCAGCATGGCTAACATTAGTAATCGGGGCGCCTCGTGTAACAAAGTGGTGCCTGGGCGTGGATTTTAGCGTCTGGGcgaaaaacaacaaatttaacTCTTTTCCATGGTTCAGATTGGTGGGGGTAACTAGGAGTGAATCCTATTTATTGGATCAAATCTAGGATGTGGAAACTCACACTGGGGGAGGGGATTGttggtttcaagtgtgagtaaTTAAATCCTACATCGACtagattatcaaaaaaaaaaaaaatccaacatcgactatgtatggaaaaaatgttgaatttatcAGAGAGATGACCCATATTAACCTAAAACGTTACGGTTTTGAGTGAAGATATGATGTATCTCTCTTGTTATCCTAGAGCTTTTGACCCGATGTTTTTCCCGAACTTTTCTGAATAAGTGTCCAATAACACTTCCACAAAGTGCACCCATTGAATGCAAGAATCATTTTTCTTGAACAAGTGAATGCAaggatcatttttttttgaacaagtgaATGCAAGGATCATTGCCCGGAAGAAATTAGATATATGTCTTATGGAAGCTATTATGTCCCTCAAAAGCAATAATAGACGAGAATGAAAAAGTGAGTGGCATGTTGTAGTGTAAACTAAGATTTTAtcagattgttttttttttaaaactcagTATTCGGtattaggaccgactaatccgaggggaccaatcccaccacCCACATGTggggggcccatttaaagcTAGAGTTTCTTGCTCTGTATGAACTAGAGCACCGAATttgagagaatcgaacctgagaccttaagagTTGCATACTCCAAAGACTCAAGCGAACACCACAGGTCCAACCCTTGCTCTAAGATTTTATCTGTttctagtttttctttttgcagGTTTGGAGTGTTTGTTTTATCCTTGTGTAAAATATGGAATATATAAAAGTCGCAATGAACTTTGAATGATGGAACTATTTTAATATGGATGTTAGCTAAAGGAAATAAAAGTGAAAGTGGTGAATTGCCTCTATAATATGCATCATCTCATACCAAATATCTGAATTGATTTGATTCAGACTTCTCTGCTCTTAAACAAGCTCTCGTGTAAATCTACACAGATTCTTCTATCAAACTCAACAACATATACAATTGTTCTATAACTTCTCCAAAGCAGAGGAAGTATGCAATAAGTTTAGAGAAAAGTAATGACAAACTGTTCAATAAACTTTCCTACACTAAAATAAGGATTTTGGATTAGAGTATCTACTAAATTTATCAGTAGCTAAATGAAATATTGTTGTAGGGAAGGAAGAAATTTGCAATTTCTAAAAATAGTGTACAGTATAAGATTATAATATAttcatccaaaaataaaatataaagtgcATAGTTCTTCCACCACAATGAAAATTCAGCGAATTAAAAGCTAACAGTTAGGAGAAATCCTTGGACAAAGGGTTAATTCTTTTAAAGCATCCCGATTTCTCAAAGCACCAAATATATCCGTGACGATCTCAATGACTTCTAAAAGTGGCGCATTTCGTAAAATATATGTTGCAAATTGAAATTCATCTACCATTTGGTTATAGTTTATACTTATAGTACATGATTTGAGGTGAGAAGAAATGCAACTAGGAACAGAATTTGGATCTTTCCAATTTGAGTAAGTTAACTGCAAAACAGGGAGACCAAAATAAGATATATGAAACACACGCGAAGAAAAGACAGAACCAAAACAACCCACAAACAGAAGAAACCTTATTGAAAGAAAGAATTTGAAGCTTGGGGGACTGTGAAGCACTTCAACTACATTGTCCCGGTGATGAAATTCACTAAAGGATAAATCAAGGTGGATTAAGTTCTGACTTACAAGAATGCctctgaaacgttttgatgagtTGGGTGGAAAGCAAGACTGTATCTACAAAGCCACAAAAGCGAAGGAAGGTGTCTAAGTCTACAGAATGAACCGATTCATAGTGGAAGTGGAGAGTTGTGAGTAATTTGAAGAGTGGGGTCCACCGCTTCGAAAGAGCCATGGTAGTAAAAGCAAGTTTGGTTGGAAGAAAAGAGAGTACGTGACAGAGTAACTCATCAGGTAAATCGCTGATCGCTGATCCTATCAACAGGTGATAAGTTCTCCATCATCAGGTGTGTGCCGAGGAAGCTGGTGCCGGCACCTATAGGATTTGTTAGAGTTGGAAACGAATTTTTGTGTTATGCTGCTAAACCTATAGGTGGATACGGCACTAATCAGAAATGATATATAAACACAATTTTTAGAAACAAACTAGACAAATAtacacctttttattttttaggcaaaattacagtacaggtcatttatcttattttttttgtaataatttggtcctttatcttttttttgtaacaatttgatcctttattttttttttgtaacactttggtccgtatcttatttatttataaaaaataaaggaccaaagtgttataaataaaaaaagataaaggaccaaactgttacaaaaaaaggactaaagtgttacaaataaaaaaaataaaggattaacgtgttacaaataaaagctcaaggaccaaagtgttacaaaaaaaagataaagaaccaaagtgttacaaaaaaataagataaaggacctgtaatgtaatttttttttaaataatataatgtaTTTTATAGATTTGTGTGCGCACTTAATCCCTCTTGTATTAATACGATGTCAAATACTAGTCAATTACatttgtgtttaaataacacAGCTCCTCTTATGACATTGACTTGAGTGGTAAATAGgatttgttattttgttatgGATTTTTCCAGCTAGATAGATACGGTATAGTCTTGTCTACGGTACACATCTCCATAgtattttgttccaataatttttttctttgaaaaatacTCATATCCAAATATATATCCGTGTGAGTGATAAAAACCTTTATATATGTATCTATAATCAGTGGCGGAATCAGGAATAAAAACTCGGGTGGGCCgctaaaataaactataatattgcatattaaaatttaagtaGTAcaacttatcaaaaaaaaattaagtagtaCATAAAAACAAAGTTGATACTAGAAAATTAAACTACATACCTTAAAATAACACTCTACGTGTATCTAGTGACgcgaaatcatcaataatacaATCTGAACTAATACTTGCACTAATTTCCCTTTCAATGAAAACAGTCATGCTATTTGCTAGAAACCGA encodes:
- the LOC123919465 gene encoding cytochrome P450 71B9-like isoform X2, with the protein product MGFLVLLSLLSIFILFIIHIHKTKSRTSSIPPPGPKPLPIIGNLHQIDPSLPHHSLWQLSKHYGPIMSLHLGYIPTLVVSSSKMAKEVMQTHDLKFSSRPSLLGLRKLSYNCLDLAFAPYSPYWKEMKKHCVVNLFSTQRVHSFRPIRENEVAQLIQKLSQYDDDEKDHFPLLGWVDRIKGTLWRLDKTFKELDLIYQRVIDDHMDNLRRPKSKEQEVVDIIDILLQMMNDHSLSFELTLDHIKALLMNIFIGGTDTSTATVVWAMTVLMNNPRVMNKVQMEIRNLYENKDFINEDDIEKLPYLKSVVKETLRLFPPTPLLLPRETIQNCNIDGYEIIPKTLVYVNAWAIGRDPENWKDPEEFYPERFFMSSVDFEGNNFELIPFGSGRRMCPGIKMGVRTVELSLANLVHSFEWKLPNGFDKDQVLDTQVKPGIIMHKKIDLYLVPRKRKQ
- the LOC123919465 gene encoding cytochrome P450 71B9-like isoform X1, which gives rise to MGFLVLLSLLSIFILFIIHIHKTKSRTSSIPPPGPKPLPIIGNLHQIDPSLPHHSLWQLSKHYGPIMSLHLGYIPTLVVSSSKMAKEVMQTHDLKFSSRPSLLGLRKLSYNCLDLAFAPYSPYWKEMKKHCVVNLFSTQRVHSFRPIRENEVAQLIQKLSQYDDDEKGVNLSETMMSFTNTLICKIALGKKYFFDYEDEVELGSEQRRSRLQILLNETQALLTEFYFSDHFPLLGWVDRIKGTLWRLDKTFKELDLIYQRVIDDHMDNLRRPKSKEQEVVDIIDILLQMMNDHSLSFELTLDHIKALLMNIFIGGTDTSTATVVWAMTVLMNNPRVMNKVQMEIRNLYENKDFINEDDIEKLPYLKSVVKETLRLFPPTPLLLPRETIQNCNIDGYEIIPKTLVYVNAWAIGRDPENWKDPEEFYPERFFMSSVDFEGNNFELIPFGSGRRMCPGIKMGVRTVELSLANLVHSFEWKLPNGFDKDQVLDTQVKPGIIMHKKIDLYLVPRKRKQ